In Sideroxyarcus emersonii, one DNA window encodes the following:
- the mqo gene encoding malate dehydrogenase (quinone) yields the protein MSAKKVDVLLVGAGVMSATLGTLLSQLDPSLKIVMVERLSKVAHESTHSLNNAGTGHGGYCELNYTPQMADGSIRIDRALEINAAFEVSLQFWSYLVEQAVLPAPEKFINPICHQSFVWGEEDVAFLRKRYAALHKHHLFEEMEYSEDHAVLRKWMPLVMQHRDAGQVVAATRVRHGTDVDFGMLTRGLVKSLNRHAAFDLKLSHTIVSLKQHENGRWHVRVKDNHSKETRTIDAGFVFLGAGGGALPLLQKSGVPEARGYGGFPVSGQWLICKNPDVVKRHSSKVYGKAAVGAPPMSVPHLDARIIDGEPALLFGPFASITTKFLKEGSALDLFTSLKPGNLKPMLSVARDNFDLTRYLVTEAFRSHKERVGILRGFYVDAKEEDWELASAGQRVQIIKGCDQKGGRLEFGTEIVTAGDGTLAALLGASPGASTSVQAMIEVIERCFKPRMKEAEWKHRLKEMVPSYGESLDENVALLHEVRKRTLATLRLDGGNSRRET from the coding sequence GGGGCGGGCGTAATGAGCGCGACGCTGGGGACGTTGCTGTCGCAGTTGGACCCGTCGCTGAAGATCGTGATGGTCGAGCGGCTGAGCAAGGTGGCGCATGAGAGCACGCATAGCCTGAACAATGCGGGCACCGGGCATGGCGGGTATTGCGAACTGAATTACACGCCGCAGATGGCCGATGGCAGCATCCGCATCGACCGCGCGCTGGAGATCAATGCCGCATTCGAGGTTTCGCTGCAATTCTGGTCGTACCTGGTCGAGCAGGCGGTGTTGCCGGCGCCGGAGAAATTCATCAACCCGATCTGCCACCAGAGCTTCGTCTGGGGCGAGGAGGATGTGGCGTTCCTGCGCAAGCGCTATGCGGCATTGCACAAGCACCACCTGTTCGAGGAGATGGAATACAGCGAAGATCATGCGGTGCTGCGCAAGTGGATGCCGCTGGTGATGCAGCATCGCGATGCCGGACAGGTCGTCGCGGCGACGCGGGTCCGGCACGGCACGGATGTGGATTTCGGCATGTTGACGCGCGGCCTGGTGAAATCGCTGAACCGGCATGCCGCCTTCGACCTGAAGCTGAGCCATACCATCGTCAGCCTGAAGCAGCACGAAAACGGGCGCTGGCATGTGCGGGTGAAGGACAATCACAGCAAAGAGACCCGGACCATCGATGCCGGGTTCGTCTTTCTCGGTGCCGGCGGCGGCGCGCTGCCGCTGCTGCAGAAATCCGGGGTGCCGGAGGCGCGCGGCTACGGCGGGTTCCCGGTCAGCGGGCAATGGCTGATCTGCAAGAATCCGGACGTGGTGAAACGCCACAGCAGCAAGGTATATGGCAAAGCGGCCGTGGGTGCGCCGCCGATGTCGGTGCCGCATCTGGATGCGCGCATCATCGACGGCGAGCCGGCGCTGCTGTTCGGGCCGTTCGCCAGCATCACCACCAAATTCCTCAAGGAGGGATCGGCGCTCGACCTGTTCACTTCGCTCAAGCCGGGCAACCTGAAGCCGATGCTGTCGGTCGCGCGCGACAATTTCGACCTTACCCGCTACCTCGTCACCGAGGCGTTCCGTTCGCACAAGGAGCGCGTGGGGATATTGCGCGGCTTTTATGTGGATGCGAAAGAGGAAGACTGGGAGCTGGCTTCGGCCGGCCAGCGTGTGCAGATCATCAAGGGCTGCGACCAGAAAGGCGGCAGGCTGGAATTCGGCACCGAGATCGTGACGGCCGGGGATGGTACGCTGGCAGCGCTGCTGGGCGCATCGCCGGGCGCTTCCACCTCGGTCCAGGCGATGATCGAAGTGATCGAACGCTGTTTCAAGCCGCGCATGAAGGAGGCCGAATGGAAGCACAGGCTGAAGGAGATGGTTCCTTCCTATGGCGAGTCGCTGGATGAGAACGTGGCCCTGCTGCACGAGGTGCGCAAGAGGACGCTGGCTACGTTGCGGCTGGATGGCGGCAACAGCAGGCGCGAGACTTAG